Proteins encoded by one window of Sphaerochaeta sp.:
- a CDS encoding phospholipase D-like domain-containing protein — protein sequence MGLLHEKLMVVDGRYVVFGSSNFNYRSMALSYESAMVVDDPQIAQEAQRHFQKLYDGAVEVSPEEASKWRTLDRYLMHLMMTVGG from the coding sequence TTGGGATTGTTGCATGAGAAACTGATGGTGGTCGATGGCCGGTACGTGGTCTTCGGTTCCAGCAACTTCAACTACCGTTCCATGGCGCTTTCCTATGAGTCCGCCATGGTGGTGGATGATCCCCAGATCGCCCAGGAAGCCCAGCGGCATTTCCAGAAGCTGTACGATGGCGCGGTGGAGGTCTCTCCCGAAGAAGCGTCCAAATGGCGGACGCTGGACCGGTATCTGATGCATCTGATGATGACCGTGGGAGGCTGA
- a CDS encoding ABC transporter permease, with product MRLVLEKRNERSSKMTLLVPIVSLLVSFLLGAIVLRISGARPLDAYAAMIRGAFGSKTKFQYTVREAIPILICGLGVGIAFKMKFWNIGAEGQYVFGAIGITWVMQFWTGVPHSLLLPVGLVMSILFGAFWGGIPGVLKAQWKVDENLTTLMMNYIAIGIAEWLYINKWKAPRGNMGTVMYPPYGWLPSLWGKISYGLIYALILVFVMYFIMYKTQWGFELNMIGKNPFAAQCQGVSLKKNMIIVMLISGGIAGFAGGLQSAGVMHQLTKGIDNGYGFTGIIIAWMGGLNPFGSILVSLLMAALKTGSDALKIMNLSASIGDVLQGLILLPLLGGSIFTDYRLRCIRTKEKEATA from the coding sequence ATGAGATTGGTGCTTGAGAAGCGCAACGAACGTTCATCCAAGATGACGTTGTTGGTGCCGATCGTCTCCCTGTTGGTCTCGTTCCTCCTTGGGGCCATCGTCCTGAGAATCAGCGGCGCCAGGCCGTTGGATGCCTATGCCGCAATGATCCGCGGCGCGTTCGGCTCGAAGACCAAATTCCAATACACCGTTCGGGAAGCCATTCCGATTTTGATCTGCGGACTCGGCGTGGGCATCGCGTTCAAGATGAAGTTCTGGAACATCGGCGCCGAAGGCCAGTACGTGTTCGGAGCCATCGGCATCACCTGGGTGATGCAGTTCTGGACGGGTGTTCCCCATTCCCTGCTGCTCCCCGTCGGATTGGTGATGTCCATTCTGTTCGGCGCGTTCTGGGGTGGCATCCCCGGCGTTCTGAAAGCCCAGTGGAAGGTGGATGAGAACCTCACCACCTTGATGATGAACTATATCGCCATCGGTATCGCCGAATGGCTGTACATCAACAAGTGGAAGGCGCCTCGGGGCAACATGGGGACGGTGATGTACCCCCCGTACGGATGGCTTCCCTCCCTGTGGGGCAAAATCTCCTACGGTTTGATCTACGCCCTGATCCTCGTCTTCGTCATGTACTTCATCATGTACAAGACGCAGTGGGGCTTTGAGCTGAACATGATCGGCAAGAATCCGTTCGCTGCCCAGTGTCAGGGCGTATCCCTGAAAAAGAACATGATCATCGTGATGTTGATCTCCGGAGGCATCGCCGGTTTTGCCGGCGGTCTGCAGTCGGCGGGCGTGATGCACCAGCTGACAAAAGGAATCGACAACGGATATGGGTTCACCGGCATCATCATCGCCTGGATGGGAGGGCTGAATCCGTTCGGTTCCATTCTCGTCTCCCTGTTGATGGCGGCGTTGAAGACGGGAAGTGACGCGTTGAAGATCATGAACCTCTCCGCGTCCATCGGCGACGTGCTGCAGGGCTTGATCCTCCTGCCGCTTCTCGGCGGCTCGATCTTCACTGATTATCGGCTTCGGTGCATCAGGACCAAAGAAAAGGAGGCCACGGCATGA
- a CDS encoding ABC transporter permease yields the protein MNTINFITNLLAVTLAMGTSLTYATLGEVFTEKSGILNLGMEGVMLMGALSGFATVYFTSSLALGILVAMLAGAALSMIHAFLTITMRANQVVSGLAITMFGTGLANYLGERLGPATNNYNLAGMNLPTRFENLTIPGLSRIPILGALFNVTLLTYFLYLLLPLATFFMYKTKYGMSLRAVGENPRTAAAMGISVPKVRYLYTTLGGALAGLGGACLSLAFTPSWNNNMTGGKGWIVIALVIFSGWNPAKVAIGTLVFGGITSLQFSLQAAGFKMVIPTQFLAIAPYFITIVVLAAMTIINQNKRGSFASPSALGTSFAIDDK from the coding sequence ATGAACACGATCAATTTCATCACCAATCTGCTGGCCGTCACGCTGGCCATGGGCACATCACTGACCTACGCCACGCTCGGCGAGGTCTTCACGGAAAAGAGTGGCATCCTTAACCTCGGCATGGAGGGCGTGATGCTGATGGGAGCCCTCAGTGGGTTCGCCACCGTCTACTTTACATCCAGTCTGGCGCTGGGAATCCTCGTCGCCATGCTTGCCGGCGCGGCACTCTCGATGATCCATGCGTTCCTGACGATCACCATGCGGGCCAACCAGGTGGTTTCCGGTCTTGCCATCACGATGTTCGGCACCGGACTGGCGAACTATCTGGGCGAGCGGCTCGGACCGGCGACCAACAACTACAACCTGGCCGGCATGAACCTTCCCACCCGGTTTGAGAACCTCACCATCCCTGGGCTGTCCCGGATCCCCATTCTGGGCGCGCTGTTCAACGTCACCCTGCTCACCTACTTCCTGTACCTGCTGCTGCCGCTGGCCACGTTCTTCATGTACAAGACGAAGTATGGGATGTCGCTGCGCGCCGTCGGGGAAAATCCCCGCACCGCCGCGGCGATGGGAATCTCCGTCCCCAAGGTACGGTACCTGTACACCACCTTGGGTGGGGCGCTCGCAGGACTGGGCGGAGCGTGTCTGTCACTGGCGTTCACCCCCAGCTGGAACAACAACATGACCGGAGGCAAAGGCTGGATCGTCATCGCCCTGGTGATCTTCTCCGGATGGAACCCGGCCAAGGTGGCCATCGGGACGCTGGTGTTCGGCGGCATCACCAGTCTGCAGTTCAGCTTGCAGGCGGCGGGATTCAAGATGGTCATTCCGACGCAGTTCCTTGCCATCGCGCCGTACTTCATCACCATCGTGGTGCTTGCCGCGATGACGATCATCAACCAGAACAAACGGGGCAGTTTCGCGTCCCCATCCGCCCTGGGCACCTCGTTCGCCATCGACGACAAATGA
- a CDS encoding glycosyl transferase, translating into MRYGFFDDEKREYVIERPDTPYPWINYLGQENFFTLISHLGGGYSFYKDAKLLRLTRYRYNNVPTDAGGQYFYINHGGDLWTPSWMPVKAKLDSYGCRHGLGYTIIHGERGGLSATQTSLVPLGADAEVTRLLLENKTDTPVDFTLFSFVEFCLYDALDDMTNFQRNYSTGQVEVEGSVIYHKTEYRERRRHYTFYAVNAPIDGFDTDRESFIGLYNGFGEPQVPKKGCASNSLALGWSPVGSHMIRIHLEPGQKRSLLFVLGFVQLEKDQKWEKENVINKKPAKELAARFSTDAQFDQAMDQLKTYYDSLLSHFQVKTPDPMFDRELDIWNQYQCIVTYHMSRSASYFESGIGRGMGFRDSSQDLLGFVHILPRLARERILDIAATQKEDGSAYHQYQPLTKRGNNAIGSGFNDDPLWLIYGTAAYVKETGDFSILKEMVAYDNNLEKAKPLSDHLVRSFHHVTDNLGPHGLPLIGRADWNDCLNLNCFSEEPGEPFQTTANFESGKAESLFIAGLFVAVSDDYRYLCRREGLMDEEAFALRSSQAMRCAVLESGWDGKWFLRAYDAFGNKVGSHENTDGQIYIESQGMCVMAGIGLENGYASKALESVALRLETPWGISLLDPPYQIYHKELGEVSSYPPSYKENGGVFCHNNPWIIIAETMLGHGGHAYQIYRKITPGYGEDRSEIHRLEPYAYAQMVASTYAKKPGEAKNSWLTGTSSWAMYAASQYLMGVRPDFDGLVVDPCVPAPWKHFEITRLWRGASYHIVVDNPDGVEKGVASVTLDGKKANTKLPVLGDGKVHEVIVRMRRS; encoded by the coding sequence ATGCGCTATGGATTCTTTGATGACGAAAAACGGGAATATGTGATCGAGCGGCCGGATACGCCGTATCCTTGGATCAACTATCTTGGGCAGGAAAACTTCTTTACCCTGATCTCCCACTTGGGAGGAGGGTATTCGTTCTACAAGGACGCCAAACTGCTCCGCCTGACGCGGTACCGGTACAACAACGTGCCGACGGATGCCGGAGGGCAGTATTTCTACATCAACCATGGCGGAGACCTGTGGACTCCCAGCTGGATGCCGGTCAAGGCGAAGCTTGACTCCTATGGGTGTCGGCATGGGCTGGGGTACACCATCATTCATGGGGAGCGTGGCGGACTCTCCGCCACCCAGACCAGCCTGGTCCCGCTGGGCGCCGATGCCGAAGTGACCCGTTTGCTTCTGGAAAACAAGACGGATACGCCGGTGGATTTCACGCTGTTCTCGTTTGTGGAATTCTGCCTGTATGACGCGTTGGATGACATGACCAATTTCCAGCGGAACTATTCCACCGGGCAGGTGGAGGTGGAAGGGTCGGTCATCTACCACAAGACGGAGTATCGGGAGCGGCGGCGGCACTACACGTTCTATGCGGTCAATGCCCCCATCGACGGATTCGATACCGACCGGGAATCGTTCATCGGCCTGTACAACGGCTTCGGGGAACCGCAGGTCCCGAAGAAGGGGTGCGCCTCCAACTCCCTGGCGCTGGGCTGGTCCCCCGTTGGATCGCACATGATCCGGATTCACCTGGAACCGGGCCAGAAACGCTCCCTCCTCTTCGTGCTGGGATTCGTCCAACTGGAGAAAGACCAGAAATGGGAGAAGGAGAATGTCATCAACAAGAAACCAGCGAAGGAGCTGGCTGCCCGTTTTTCCACCGACGCCCAGTTCGACCAGGCGATGGACCAGCTGAAAACGTATTATGACTCTCTGCTGTCCCATTTCCAGGTGAAGACTCCGGATCCCATGTTTGACCGGGAACTGGACATCTGGAACCAGTACCAGTGCATCGTCACCTACCACATGTCACGTTCCGCCAGCTACTTTGAGAGCGGCATCGGACGGGGCATGGGATTCCGTGATTCCAGCCAGGACCTGTTGGGCTTCGTCCACATCCTCCCCCGCCTGGCGCGGGAGCGGATTTTGGACATCGCAGCCACCCAAAAGGAAGACGGATCGGCGTACCACCAGTATCAGCCGCTGACCAAACGGGGCAACAACGCCATCGGCAGCGGGTTCAATGATGATCCCCTGTGGTTGATCTACGGGACGGCGGCATACGTGAAGGAGACGGGGGATTTCTCCATCCTGAAGGAGATGGTGGCGTACGACAACAACCTGGAAAAGGCGAAGCCGCTGTCCGACCACCTGGTCCGTTCGTTCCACCATGTGACGGACAACCTGGGGCCGCATGGGCTCCCGCTCATCGGCCGTGCCGACTGGAATGATTGTCTGAACCTGAACTGTTTCAGCGAGGAACCGGGAGAACCGTTCCAGACGACGGCCAATTTTGAGAGTGGCAAGGCTGAATCGCTGTTCATCGCAGGCCTGTTCGTCGCCGTCAGTGATGATTACCGGTACCTCTGCCGTAGGGAAGGCTTGATGGACGAGGAGGCGTTCGCCCTGCGTTCATCCCAGGCGATGCGATGCGCCGTGCTGGAGAGCGGATGGGACGGGAAGTGGTTCCTCCGCGCCTATGACGCGTTCGGAAACAAAGTGGGGAGCCATGAGAACACCGATGGGCAGATCTACATCGAGAGCCAAGGAATGTGCGTGATGGCCGGCATCGGGCTGGAGAACGGCTATGCCTCCAAGGCGCTGGAGAGCGTCGCACTCCGCTTGGAGACCCCCTGGGGCATCTCGCTCCTCGATCCCCCGTATCAGATCTACCACAAGGAACTGGGCGAGGTGAGCTCGTATCCTCCTTCCTACAAAGAGAACGGCGGGGTGTTCTGCCATAACAATCCATGGATCATCATCGCGGAGACGATGCTGGGACATGGTGGGCATGCCTATCAGATCTATCGGAAGATCACGCCGGGGTATGGGGAGGACCGTAGTGAAATCCATCGGCTTGAGCCATACGCCTACGCCCAGATGGTTGCTTCAACCTACGCCAAAAAGCCGGGGGAAGCCAAGAATTCATGGCTCACCGGCACCAGCAGCTGGGCGATGTACGCGGCAAGCCAGTACCTGATGGGCGTGCGTCCCGACTTCGATGGCCTGGTGGTCGATCCCTGCGTCCCGGCTCCTTGGAAACACTTCGAGATCACCCGGCTCTGGCGTGGCGCCAGCTATCACATCGTCGTGGACAACCCGGACGGTGTGGAGAAGGGAGTGGCCAGCGTCACGTTGGACGGCAAGAAAGCGAATACAAAACTTCCCGTCCTGGGGGACGGGAAGGTCCACGAAGTCATTGTGCGGATGCGTCGATCATGA
- a CDS encoding phospholipase D-like domain-containing protein translates to MRKVVVFLCVVLLTGCASTRSMLKAPYSDPSVPVEEKMDAIGLTKTPISQPTVYRDGNAWMERVIQLVSTAKKYVVLTSFLASDSEECRELYQTIVAKANEGVPVYFLVDGIGLFDMTESRYHLVPLVYLNDTPVHFLEFSPMSTSRLTSLGNLLYRYHQKVVIIDGETMAIGGMNLNYISIGAKGKDLQRDTMYEFHSPIAIKEFLTWFTDWWNTYSWDRIAPDAFPVPQEFPDDSPTLDAWFINQVPGKNTLAETYGALIASAKERIEILPFLPALDENMKRAISDAIARGVEVSMVISYDPRTADRWMYLPLLQMGVKMRLGDGTDGFGIVA, encoded by the coding sequence ATGAGAAAAGTTGTCGTCTTCCTGTGCGTCGTCCTGTTGACCGGATGCGCCTCGACCCGTTCCATGCTCAAGGCCCCGTATTCCGATCCTTCCGTGCCGGTAGAGGAAAAAATGGATGCCATCGGACTGACCAAAACCCCGATTTCCCAACCGACGGTATACCGCGATGGCAACGCGTGGATGGAGCGGGTCATCCAGTTGGTCTCCACAGCGAAGAAGTATGTGGTGCTTACCTCCTTTCTTGCCTCCGACAGCGAGGAGTGCAGGGAACTGTACCAGACGATCGTCGCCAAGGCGAACGAAGGCGTGCCGGTCTATTTCCTGGTGGACGGCATCGGGCTGTTTGACATGACGGAGAGCCGTTATCATCTGGTGCCGCTCGTGTATCTGAACGATACGCCGGTCCATTTCCTGGAATTCAGTCCGATGAGCACCTCCCGGCTGACCAGCCTGGGCAACCTGTTGTACCGATACCACCAGAAGGTGGTGATCATCGATGGAGAGACGATGGCCATCGGTGGGATGAACCTGAACTATATTTCCATCGGGGCGAAAGGGAAGGATCTCCAGCGGGACACAATGTATGAGTTCCACAGCCCGATCGCCATCAAGGAATTCCTCACCTGGTTCACTGACTGGTGGAATACGTACAGCTGGGATCGGATCGCCCCTGACGCGTTTCCTGTTCCACAGGAATTCCCTGATGATTCCCCGACGCTGGATGCCTGGTTCATTAACCAGGTCCCGGGAAAGAATACGCTGGCGGAGACATACGGCGCCTTGATCGCCAGCGCCAAGGAGCGCATCGAAATCCTGCCATTCCTTCCCGCGTTGGACGAAAACATGAAGAGAGCCATCTCCGACGCGATCGCCCGGGGTGTGGAGGTTTCCATGGTGATCTCCTACGACCCCCGTACGGCGGACCGCTGGATGTATCTGCCGCTCCTCCAGATGGGTGTGAAGATGCGCCTTGGAGACGGAACAGACGGATTTGGGATTGTTGCATGA
- a CDS encoding ATP-binding cassette domain-containing protein translates to MCCSRWTAVPYKPTDVRLETDHLTIKKVGSDRNVLEDVSLQVHGGEILGIAGVAGNGQQELTEAITGLRHVTGGTVKINGKDMTNHTPLEIIKAGVSHIPADRGKMGIVGDMSVGENLAMKKYRTDELSHHKVIKRGLLRTFADRLIRIFTIKTPTQDTSAKFLSGGNIQKLILAREIDSCGGILIAVYPSRGLDVGATEAVRQNLIKQRDGGAAVLLVSEELEELQMVADRIAVMFEGKVMGVLDVKDATTQRIGLMMTGVQGGDA, encoded by the coding sequence ATGTGCTGTTCACGTTGGACCGCGGTCCCCTACAAACCGACGGATGTGCGGCTGGAGACGGATCATCTGACCATCAAGAAGGTTGGTTCCGACCGGAACGTTCTGGAAGATGTCTCGCTCCAGGTGCATGGCGGAGAAATTCTTGGCATCGCGGGAGTGGCGGGCAACGGCCAACAGGAACTGACCGAAGCAATCACCGGGCTGAGGCACGTGACTGGCGGAACAGTGAAGATCAACGGGAAGGACATGACCAACCACACTCCCCTTGAGATCATCAAGGCAGGCGTCTCCCATATTCCCGCCGACCGCGGGAAAATGGGGATTGTCGGGGATATGAGCGTTGGCGAGAACCTCGCCATGAAAAAATACCGGACCGACGAGCTTTCCCATCACAAGGTGATCAAACGTGGGTTGCTCCGCACCTTTGCCGACCGACTGATCCGCATCTTCACCATCAAGACACCCACCCAGGATACGTCGGCGAAGTTCCTCTCCGGCGGCAACATCCAGAAGTTGATCCTTGCCCGGGAAATTGACAGTTGCGGCGGCATTCTGATCGCCGTGTATCCGTCCCGCGGCCTTGACGTCGGCGCGACGGAGGCGGTGCGGCAGAACCTGATCAAACAACGGGATGGCGGGGCCGCCGTTCTGCTGGTCAGCGAGGAACTGGAAGAACTTCAGATGGTAGCCGACCGTATCGCCGTGATGTTTGAAGGAAAAGTGATGGGGGTGCTGGACGTGAAGGACGCGACGACGCAGAGAATCGGACTGATGATGACCGGTGTGCAGGGAGGTGACGCATGA
- a CDS encoding putative manganese-dependent inorganic diphosphatase produces MADIFITGHRNPDMDSVCSAYAYAYLKNHLNPENRYIPVRCGNLNDATKAQFERIGIQPPAYLKDVRCRLSTVVRRGEPCLDIHDPVYQLIPLFSKMPSAVSVLEQGEFKGMLSVDEVNRYFLHENSGQRPEYHIVIDNIPKVVRGRFLHRGKVNTFEGPIVVGAMRFAVFSRYLEALDGPHTLLVVGDREEHIRKAMERHVACIIITGVEKGMTADVDFSSYDGSVYVSDEDTSETLRLLRLSVPISQLMDEDPPHLDGDMLFDEAKNMLAASKYRGMPVFQEGKWIGFVTRRCFLERPRTKVILVDHNEREQSIPGVEEAELMEIIDHHRMGSLKTPNPIYILCDPLGSTCTIVTTLYQRLGVDIPPDVAKVLLSGIISDTVILKSPTTTDVDRAAVKLLCRVGNVESLERFANEMFSTGATLEGRDPLKLVQTDFKEYQENGKHFGIGQCEVTTLSDVDEYKDALFGALETVRQENKLDFVLLMITDVVHENSVLLSDGLSRYEPKLAYTKESDHKFLLPGVLSRKKQLLPEILRVLEEG; encoded by the coding sequence ATGGCTGACATCTTCATCACCGGGCATCGTAACCCGGATATGGACAGCGTGTGCAGCGCATACGCCTATGCCTATCTGAAAAACCATCTGAACCCTGAAAACCGGTACATCCCAGTCCGGTGCGGAAACCTGAATGACGCCACCAAGGCGCAGTTTGAGCGGATCGGAATCCAGCCGCCCGCCTATCTGAAGGATGTGCGGTGCCGGCTCTCCACCGTGGTGCGTCGCGGCGAGCCGTGCCTTGACATTCATGATCCCGTCTACCAGTTGATCCCTTTGTTTTCCAAAATGCCGTCGGCGGTGAGTGTCCTGGAACAAGGCGAGTTCAAGGGAATGCTTTCCGTGGATGAGGTCAACCGGTATTTCCTCCATGAGAACAGCGGGCAACGGCCGGAGTACCACATCGTCATCGACAATATCCCCAAGGTGGTGCGAGGACGGTTTCTCCATCGGGGAAAGGTGAATACGTTTGAAGGCCCGATCGTTGTCGGAGCGATGCGGTTCGCCGTCTTCAGCCGGTATCTGGAAGCGTTGGACGGTCCGCATACCTTGTTGGTGGTGGGGGACCGGGAAGAACACATCCGCAAGGCGATGGAACGGCATGTGGCCTGCATCATCATCACCGGCGTGGAGAAAGGAATGACGGCGGATGTGGACTTCTCTTCGTATGATGGTTCTGTATACGTGAGTGATGAGGACACCAGCGAGACGCTCCGGCTTCTCCGGCTTTCCGTGCCCATCAGCCAACTGATGGACGAGGATCCTCCCCACCTTGACGGGGACATGCTGTTTGATGAGGCGAAGAACATGCTGGCGGCGAGCAAGTATCGGGGCATGCCGGTCTTCCAGGAAGGGAAGTGGATCGGATTCGTCACCCGCAGATGCTTTCTGGAACGACCTCGGACGAAAGTGATCCTGGTGGACCACAACGAACGGGAACAGAGCATCCCCGGGGTGGAGGAAGCGGAACTGATGGAGATCATCGACCATCATCGGATGGGAAGCCTGAAGACCCCCAATCCGATCTACATCCTCTGCGATCCATTGGGATCCACCTGCACCATCGTCACCACGTTGTACCAACGCCTCGGAGTGGACATCCCCCCGGATGTCGCCAAGGTGTTGCTCTCCGGCATCATTTCCGACACCGTCATCCTGAAGAGTCCGACGACGACCGACGTGGACCGGGCGGCGGTGAAGTTGCTGTGCAGGGTGGGGAATGTGGAGAGTCTTGAACGGTTCGCCAATGAGATGTTCTCCACCGGCGCGACGTTGGAAGGGAGGGATCCGCTGAAACTGGTGCAGACCGATTTCAAGGAGTACCAGGAGAACGGCAAACACTTTGGCATCGGGCAGTGCGAAGTCACCACGCTCTCTGATGTGGACGAATACAAGGATGCGTTGTTCGGCGCTCTGGAGACGGTACGGCAGGAAAACAAGCTGGATTTCGTCCTGTTGATGATCACCGACGTCGTCCACGAAAACAGCGTGCTGCTTTCAGATGGCCTTTCCCGGTATGAACCAAAGCTTGCCTATACCAAGGAGAGTGACCACAAATTCCTCCTTCCCGGGGTGCTGTCGAGGAAAAAACAGCTCCTTCCGGAAATTCTTCGGGTTTTGGAAGAAGGTTGA
- a CDS encoding RpiB/LacA/LacB family sugar-phosphate isomerase, producing the protein MKKVVIANDHGAVELAKRLADHLRGRGYEVNHLGVFTEDSVDYPDMAKKATDEYLKGGYDFGIVCCGTGIGVSISANKVDGIRCALPQNIYAAEKAKQHNNCNFIAFGGRIAYQEDPVKMLDAFVDATFEGGRHERRVEKIMALEKHW; encoded by the coding sequence ATGAAGAAAGTCGTCATCGCCAATGACCATGGAGCGGTGGAGCTGGCAAAACGGTTGGCCGACCACCTCAGGGGACGGGGATATGAGGTGAACCATTTGGGCGTGTTCACCGAGGACTCCGTCGATTATCCGGACATGGCGAAGAAGGCGACGGATGAGTATCTGAAAGGGGGATACGACTTCGGCATTGTCTGTTGCGGAACCGGCATCGGGGTGTCCATCAGCGCCAACAAAGTGGACGGCATCCGGTGCGCCCTGCCGCAGAACATCTACGCCGCCGAAAAGGCGAAACAGCACAACAACTGCAACTTCATCGCCTTCGGGGGAAGAATCGCCTACCAGGAAGATCCGGTGAAGATGCTGGACGCGTTCGTCGACGCCACGTTTGAAGGCGGCAGACACGAACGGAGGGTGGAGAAGATCATGGCGCTGGAGAAACACTGGTAG
- a CDS encoding thioredoxin family protein, producing MKKVQLFYQPGCPYCRAALKWIDETRKEKPETADLPIEMIDEIEQPALADTYDYYYVPTFYVDEKKVHEGACTKEKVQAIMIDASAQ from the coding sequence ATGAAAAAAGTCCAATTATTCTATCAACCGGGTTGCCCGTACTGCCGGGCGGCATTGAAATGGATTGACGAGACACGGAAAGAGAAGCCGGAGACGGCCGACCTTCCCATCGAAATGATTGATGAAATCGAACAACCGGCCTTGGCCGATACCTACGACTACTACTACGTCCCGACGTTCTATGTGGATGAAAAGAAAGTCCATGAAGGCGCCTGCACCAAAGAAAAGGTACAGGCCATCATGATCGACGCATCCGCACAATGA
- the cdd gene encoding cytidine deaminase translates to MLNTTYAGLCGTLALDPGARAFIGHCQEAGIRIMPVCRQNKVVALLTLKALSFSVPSSGLVAAQEAVRAKDLHRFIAAGLGLDVSDCLVVEGTEEGIREAKQAGFVTGAVTSYVDAKTAETADFIISSLEAVQAFHTPEAFATAISSLRGTAKAVRYGHSLVVPSKPLQDHETLVSLTRKAAEQAWKHAYCPYSHFPVGAALVSAATGRIYQGCNVENGSYGATICAERNAILSAIAQEGVIGIDLLVVVSDDNPPAPPCAQCLQVLSEFSRPETEVHLFSIDGMIHRVYRFGELLPHPFVLEQS, encoded by the coding sequence ATGCTGAACACCACCTACGCCGGTCTTTGTGGCACGTTGGCGCTGGATCCCGGAGCCCGGGCGTTCATCGGACACTGTCAGGAAGCGGGAATAAGGATCATGCCGGTCTGCCGGCAGAACAAGGTGGTGGCCCTCCTGACGTTGAAGGCCCTTTCGTTCTCCGTGCCGTCCAGCGGGCTGGTCGCGGCACAGGAAGCGGTTCGCGCCAAGGATCTGCATCGGTTCATCGCAGCCGGCCTGGGGCTGGATGTATCCGACTGCCTGGTGGTGGAAGGAACGGAGGAAGGAATCCGAGAGGCAAAACAGGCCGGATTCGTCACCGGGGCGGTTACGTCGTATGTGGATGCGAAAACCGCCGAGACTGCGGATTTCATCATCTCCTCATTGGAGGCCGTCCAAGCGTTTCATACTCCCGAAGCATTCGCCACGGCGATTTCTTCATTGCGGGGAACGGCCAAAGCGGTACGCTATGGCCATTCGTTGGTCGTCCCCTCCAAACCGCTTCAGGATCATGAGACGTTGGTTTCCCTGACCCGGAAAGCTGCGGAGCAGGCGTGGAAGCATGCCTACTGTCCGTATTCCCATTTCCCTGTGGGTGCCGCGCTGGTCAGCGCCGCGACGGGACGGATCTATCAGGGATGCAACGTGGAAAACGGCAGCTATGGCGCGACGATCTGCGCCGAACGGAACGCCATCCTTTCGGCCATCGCCCAGGAAGGGGTCATCGGCATCGATCTGTTGGTGGTCGTCTCCGATGACAATCCTCCGGCACCCCCGTGCGCCCAGTGCCTCCAGGTACTCTCCGAGTTCTCCCGGCCTGAGACGGAAGTGCATCTGTTCTCCATTGACGGCATGATCCATCGCGTCTACCGCTTCGGTGAATTGCTCCCCCATCCCTTCGTTCTGGAGCAGTCATGA